In Podospora pseudopauciseta strain CBS 411.78 chromosome 2 map unlocalized CBS411.78m_2, whole genome shotgun sequence, the genomic stretch GTACTCCACAAGACCTGTCTGTGTCTTGCTCCTTCCCTTTTGGTCATAATTGGCAGGTTTCCGCCACCGGGTCTTCAAGGGCCTCGACTTCCATAAACAATAAGGTATAAGCGGATCTTCCATAGATCGCCGCCGGCTGCTGTGTCCCAATTTCTCACTCCTTCAGGACGAATCTAACCAGAAATGCTTCAGTTACATCCATCATCTCAAAATCTCGTTGTTTTGCCGCGGCATCACCCGACCTTTCGGCGCCGACTTCGGAGGATCACTTttgaccctaaccctagcGCATGTCCATGAAATTCAGCTCTTGTGCCGATGAAATTCCGACTCTGAGCTGTTTCTTGAACATATCGATACCACGCTGGATCTAGACAAGTATACCTATCCGAGATCCCGATCATGTTGCATGTCAAATCATGCATCAGATTGCCCTGATGCTACCTTCAAGAACCAAAACAGCCGCCTGTGATTGGTCAGTGAGCCTTGATCCACACCTGCAGGAGGTGCGCCGTTTAAAACTTTTACCTTCATGTCGACATACACAAATTGACGAATGATGACGACCCCTGACGAGATCAGACTCCATACTCTGTAAACACTCATCCGGTTGTCTCAGTATCACCGTTGAGCCAAAGTCTGCAGTCAGATACCACTGAACTCGGAGGCGCAAACCTTCAAGAAATCTcacccaaccccgccatcaacccctcccccgcacTCACTcacatcaccacacacacacacacacacacaccaaaaTGTCAGACCCCTGCAAAATCCTCGTCTTCGCCTCAGGCAACGGCTCCAACTTCCAAGCCCTCATCGACGCCGTCTCCTCGGGCGCCATCCCCAACTCCAAGATCATCCGCCTCATCGTAAACAAGAGCAAAGCCTACGCCACCACCCGCGCTGACAACGCCGGCATCCCCTGGGAGTACTTCAACCTCATCTCCCACGGCTTCCGCCAAAAGGGCGAGACCGACCCGGCCAAGCTCCAGGAGTCAAGAGACAAGTACGATGCCGCCCTTGCGGAGAAGGTGCTCAAGGGGGATTACAAGCCCGACCTAGTGATTTTGGCCGGGTGGATGTATGTCTTTGGAAAGGCTTTCTTGGATCCGCTTGAGGCGGAGGGGATCAAGATTATTAACTTGCATCCTGCGCTGCCAGGTAAGGGTTTATTGTTTGTTTCCATGTGACAAAGAGTTTGGCTAAGAcaggtcttttttttttggtaacAACAAAAGGCAAGTATGATGGCACCAATGCTATTGGGCGGGCGTTTGAGGACTTTAAGGCCGGCAAATTGGAGGACAACAAGACGGGTATCATGGTGCATTATGTCATTGCCCAAGTTGACAGGGGGGCTCCGATTCTGGTGAAGGAGATTGAGTGccgcgagggcgaggagttgGAGCAGCTGGAGCAGAGGATACATTCTCACGAGCATGAGCTGATCGTTGAGGCGGCTGCCAAGGTGGCAGGTGAGATCctggacaagaagaacaagacaCAATAAAAGACGACAGGCTCGAGCCGTTGATTCTGCCCAGGCATCCCATGCTTTTACCACGCCTCTTCATGTCCCAGGATCAAGACATAATTCCACGTGATGGAAGTATTAATGCTGGTGTTGAGCAAAGAGACGTTTTCCAATGGTGTCtcttggaggtggtgaggttgttgggtgtttgggatttgggggtgCAGGTTGTTTGGAGCAAATTTCGAGGGGCGATACTTGGGAAGAGAATGCGCCCCGGCTGAGGATTGGGATTGTTTGCTTGCGACATTGCCCTTCACCAGAGTTGACTCAAGTGTTAAACTGTTTATTTGGCAGAAAGCTCTGTGAGGAAAATTTGCCATCACAAACTAGTAGCCTTTTGTGTGCCGAGAAACGCATGAAAGCGAGGTGATTCAAGCAGGGAATCGCCCGGAGCCAACCTCACTTCACCATCACGTCGAGCATGGGTTTTGGAAATCTCGGCCCTGGATTCAGATCAATGGGCTTGAGCTAGGTGATAAATTTACGGCCAGATTTGGGCAAATAGGCTCTCTTGCATAACTGTCTatctcttctcttcccctTGAGCAAAACCATTTCGAGTGCAAACTTGGCTTCCATCTCAACATAAGGTACCTGTCAGATTAACCCACTCAAGAGAACAAACCCGCCACCTATTTCCATCTAAAGCATAACATACATCTGGTATCTGGATAAAGCCTGAAAGCCATCTTACGATTCATAATCATCCCGATCCTACTCCTCCAActcatccatctcatcatGCCCATCGTCTTCCGAGaaatcatcctcatcgtcttccgAGTCACCATCCATATCCACGTCCGAACCGCTGTATCGATGTTCCCAAGGGCAAACCATGCTGTTGTTGACAGATTTGATCATCTCCGCGAGACTCACTCGGTCTGTTGTTCCTCTCCAGTTCTTGCGGGCCCATAGGGGTTTCTTGGCACCATCCTGATCAGCCTCGAATGTGATGAGATCTTGCCAGTGCGCAATTTTCGGTTTCCCATGATAGATGTCACTCAGCTCCAGCACCCTTAGCTTAATCCCTCGAACTTTCTTCAAGCTGTTGAAAAAGGCGACCCACGGATTCGTCTCGGTTTGTGAGTCACGCTCTGAGTGGCAAAGGGACACACGCCGCAGGCAGAGGTGTTTGAGTGTTGGGCTGAATTTGGTGATAAGCgtgaggaggggttgaggggccACGCTTATCCATCCGATGTCAAGTCTTTCTAGATTCGGGAAGGAGACCGGCTTTCTGTCGATATCAGTGAGAGGAGTGTCTGATTCTGGCTGCTCAAGCCATTTGAACAACACGGGCCCCAGCTCTGTCCGATCATGCGGTGATGATTGATGATTGAAGTTGAGTCGGAGCCATGTGACGTTTCTTGCCATGGTTAAAAAGTCGTGGATCATGAAAAAATGGTCCTTGATGCAGAAACATAGATGAAGAGTcttgaggttggcgaggatgggcGCCAGCTTTGGTTCCAAGGGCGGAGGTATGGCAAAGGCGCTGTCATGGAGGCCCCAATTTTTGTCCCTTAGGTTGACCTCGATAGTATTAGGCTGAGCACCAGAAGCTCCAAGTGCAGAGATAATGGCGGTAAAAACTCTTGTGGGGTATGTGTCTGACATCAGTTGCCCGTTGTCTACGCCGGTCTGCAGCCTCAGGCCTATTGACTTTTCCAAGGTTACTGCACCGTAACTCCGCCAAGATCCGTTGTCTCGATTCCGAGTCTCGGAATTGAAGTCCCTTAAGTCAACGGTTTCGAGATGTGGGAGCGCCGCAAAAGCTTCAGCAAGCATGTCTCGCAGTAGGCCCGTAGTGAACATATTATTTTGCTCCGCCTTTGCGCGTAGCCAAATGCGATGCTTCTCAGCTGGGAGTTTGTTTGCTTCCCAGCTGTTTCCAACCCGATCCGTGCAAATGATGACACTATCCCGAAATTGTGAGTAAAGTACTCGCATCGATGTGTTCTCTAGTAGGCATGTGCTTACTGCTTGAGAAAGGGAGCAAGTGTGCTGTGCTTGGAGATAGATACGAGGGTCTGCAAGCTTTGGACAGAGACCATGAACTGTCTCTTGCGGAAAAACTCATGTGCAAAGAAATTGAAGAGGTTCCTCTCGAGACACTTGCAACTCAATCGGACGTTGGCGAGGTCACTGGTCCTGATCCAGCGAGTGATGCGCAAGAGCAACTCGACAGGGACCTGCGCAAGATAGGAGTCCTCTTGAGGATTAATGGCACCCATGATCGAAGGTATACCTATGGAAGTGTGTGGTCGGTCTTCGGTTCGTTGGGGAAAAGGTTGATTAATATAAGTGTCGGTTGTCGTTGCCAACCACGTGCCGGGCGAGCAAGGGCAATGCGCGGCTAAGTGGGGCGGTTTAGGCAGTAGACGCCCCCTTGCGGGGCTGATTGTCTAACGTCCCATCCTCTGTGTAAACATCACGTCTTCACGCAGACCATTGAAATGTATACAGAGAGTTGTGAATAACTGTTTAGATCTTGGAGCATATTAGGCTCAAAGCCGGGGTAATAAACTGGACCAAGCTTCTCGATGCTCAGTTGACAAACCACTCAGATCTGAAATCATGAGTTGAGGTCCAATTGTCTTACACAGTTGTCAATGGTAATCTATAGTCTTCAGGTTACTATCATGAACCTGACGTCAAGATTGTATTTATATCAGGTTCCATATTGTAGGGGTCCCTTGTTTCTCCCATCCAATGCCAAGTTCCTTGATCCACCGGCCCACCACTGCTGCCTATCATCACATCACTCCACAGTCCTCGAATACCACTGATAAAAAATCTCTCTTCACTTCCAATCCTCGAACCTTGTATCTGCCATATATCAAATCTCACATCatgtcttcaccaccccaaccttGCACCGGCTTCCAATGTCCAGGCGGCTGCACCAACCAAGACTGCCCCTCAACATGGTACCCCTACACGATCCAAGAATACACCGCCATGTTCCTCTCTTACTACAAATTCCTCACAACCCTCCACTACTCTCCGTCAGACCTCAAGattccaccccctcaaggCTGGCCTAATCTCACCCGTGAAGCCGGCATGCCGAGATATTACAAGACTGATTTCGCCGTCGAAGTCATGAGACACCTCCCCTACCTCGGGGGCAATCATCACTACGAGTACAAGTCCATCATGATAGACTACAGCACCTTAAACCCCAGAACATCCGTGTGGTTCCAACCAAACGGCCTGGGAAATTACCCCAAGGATGACTGGTGGGAACATGCGTGGCCCTACGATCTTCCTGCGGGCCAAAAACCGCCGCGAGGAGACTCCCTCATCCCTTTGACCGTCGGATGGGATAGTGGCGGCATTGTTTTGATCCTGGACGTTCAAAGAGGGAAAATCATCGAAGAGGAGTTGAGATGCGACAATAAGATGTATGATGCACAAGAGTACTTCGACATGATGACATCCAAGTTCAGGAACCTCGAGCGGGTCCCTTGCGACGGGAGGATATTGGGGGAGTTTGGTGAAatgaaagagagagaagagccAGTGACAGAGGAAGAGTTTTTGGGACAGGATCCTAACGAGGGGTGGGGGACAGACCTTGATAAGGCTTATATCAAGCAGCTCTATCGCGAGCATGGGTGGCCAGACAATTTCCTCAGGGAAGAGTGCTTCTGGGTCGTGAATGATTTGATGGAGATGGCCATGGAGACAAGAGACGACGAATGGGAGGCATGGGATGAAAATGACTTCGTGCGTGCGCGACGATAATAAATGTACCAAGATTAAGATTCATCCATAAACCACACATAAACTGTTCTACTGAGGTCAAGGTTGCCATGCTCATGGCATCCTATCTCCCGCATATGCCCCACGCCCGCCGATCAAAACAATAAACTCCTCCGGATCTCCTGCGTTGACCTTCCCGCTCTGGTCGGCCCCCCCATCCGGCTGAACATCGTCATATGCGAACGCATATCCTTTGCCATCAAGATTACACTCGTGTACAATTCGGCAATAATGGTTCGTAGGCTCGCAGCAGTAAAACGTCTCCGGCGGAGAAGGGTGCTCCATGATATCCGCAATACAGCTCCTCTGGAACGCAGCCGCAAGTCTTGGAATAATGGCGTTTcgttttggtgatgggccCGTGGTAAACGGCCCACTGTTGCAACCCAGAATATCTGCCGTGGTAGGCTTCGAAAACGCCTCTCCTCCTATGATGAGCTCGTTCTTGCCCTTTGGAATGCACCCACTCAAAACCCCCATTGGCGTTTGCGTGTCGACGTGCATCTCACACCCTGTTTCGGCCCCATGGCTTTGCTGACTTTGACTCTGACCCTTATTTTTGAACCCCATGAATAGAGCCGACAGCCTATTCCGCTTCCCATCTTTCTcagccttgacctcctccttatGCCCATTTGTATggcccccctccaccccctgaGCATACTTCCTCCAAGCTCTTTCCACCAACGGCTCAAAAAACCCGTCGAATTTCACCCCCGCAGCCCCAGCATGAGTCGGACTCAGCACCCTCAGCActtgaccaccacctcccttcTTCATAACAATCAGCCTCTCCCAAGGCCACCCATCCTTCTTCGTCtgctccctcaacccctgaCAAACTCTCTCCAACCCATCCTCTGCCATCCCACTGACATGCTGCAccttcccacccctctcctTGAGCGTCAACCCAGCCGGAATCCCACTCACAAAATCCACATAACTGATATTGGCAAACAGCTGCGCTGGATCAAGCGTGAACTCACAGAACCCAAAGTTGACTTGGTTATTCGGATCAGTCGGGTTCAAAACAGAGGGCTCAACAAGCGCCGCTCCACCGCCAGGCCCGCCTTGGTTGCGCAAGAAGGTCAACGGCGTGTCATAGCTGTACCAGATTCTACCGCCCGCTATTTGAGGGATCGTCACCACACTCGACTGGCTGCCGAGAACAATGGCGCAGTCTTCTTCAAGAGGCTGCAGAATCTGGCTGGGATTAGAAGGGAAGTAAAGGGAGCTGTCCTGCTTGACAAAAACACGGCGCGAGGAGTGTTGGATCGCGAGGCCGGTGATGTAAGCGTAGACGGTAGTGCCCGGGGGGGCGTTGTTAACGAGTGAGACTTTGAGTGAATTGGGCATCTTGGCAACTGGATTGCTTGATAGTTGAACAAAAAATGAATGCTGCTGATCAAGGGGATATCTCCTGCTTTTGTTGCTGCGATTTTTCAGCTGGC encodes the following:
- a CDS encoding uncharacterized protein (COG:S; EggNog:ENOG503P2C4); this translates as MGAINPQEDSYLAQVPVELLLRITRWIRTSDLANVRLSCKCLERNLFNFFAHEFFRKRQFMVSVQSLQTLVSISKHSTLAPFLKHVIICTDRVGNSWEANKLPAEKHRIWLRAKAEQNNMFTTGLLRDMLAEAFAALPHLETVDLRDFNSETRNRDNGSWRSYGAVTLEKSIGLRLQTGVDNGQLMSDTYPTRVFTAIISALGASGAQPNTIEVNLRDKNWGLHDSAFAIPPPLEPKLAPILANLKTLHLCFCIKDHFFMIHDFLTMARNVTWLRLNFNHQSSPHDRTELGPVLFKWLEQPESDTPLTDIDRKPVSFPNLERLDIGWISVAPQPLLTLITKFSPTLKHLCLRRVSLCHSERDSQTETNPWVAFFNSLKKVRGIKLRVLELSDIYHGKPKIAHWQDLITFEADQDGAKKPLWARKNWRGTTDRVSLAEMIKSVNNSMVCPWEHRYSGSDVDMDGDSEDDEDDFSEDDGHDEMDELEE
- the ade5 gene encoding Bifunctional purine biosynthetic protein ADE5,7 (EggNog:ENOG503P2A1; BUSCO:EOG09264G7L; COG:G), with translation MSDPCKILVFASGNGSNFQALIDAVSSGAIPNSKIIRLIVNKSKAYATTRADNAGIPWEYFNLISHGFRQKGETDPAKLQESRDKYDAALAEKVLKGDYKPDLVILAGWMYVFGKAFLDPLEAEGIKIINLHPALPGKYDGTNAIGRAFEDFKAGKLEDNKTGIMVHYVIAQVDRGAPILVKEIECREGEELEQLEQRIHSHEHELIVEAAAKVAGEILDKKNKTQ
- a CDS encoding uncharacterized protein (COG:S; EggNog:ENOG503P7R1), with amino-acid sequence MSSPPQPCTGFQCPGGCTNQDCPSTWYPYTIQEYTAMFLSYYKFLTTLHYSPSDLKIPPPQGWPNLTREAGMPRYYKTDFAVEVMRHLPYLGGNHHYEYKSIMIDYSTLNPRTSVWFQPNGLGNYPKDDWWEHAWPYDLPAGQKPPRGDSLIPLTVGWDSGGIVLILDVQRGKIIEEELRCDNKMYDAQEYFDMMTSKFRNLERVPCDGRILGEFGEMKEREEPVTEEEFLGQDPNEGWGTDLDKAYIKQLYREHGWPDNFLREECFWVVNDLMEMAMETRDDEWEAWDENDFVRARR
- a CDS encoding uncharacterized protein (EggNog:ENOG503NYQF; CAZy:GH64; COG:E), with the protein product MPNSLKVSLVNNAPPGTTVYAYITGLAIQHSSRRVFVKQDSSLYFPSNPSQILQPLEEDCAIVLGSQSSVVTIPQIAGGRIWYSYDTPLTFLRNQGGPGGGAALVEPSVLNPTDPNNQVNFGFCEFTLDPAQLFANISYVDFVSGIPAGLTLKERGGKVQHVSGMAEDGLERVCQGLREQTKKDGWPWERLIVMKKGGGGQVLRVLSPTHAGAAGVKFDGFFEPLVERAWRKYAQGVEGGHTNGHKEEVKAEKDGKRNRLSALFMGFKNKGQSQSQQSHGAETGCEMHVDTQTPMGVLSGCIPKGKNELIIGGEAFSKPTTADILGCNSGPFTTGPSPKRNAIIPRLAAAFQRSCIADIMEHPSPPETFYCCEPTNHYCRIVHECNLDGKGYAFAYDDVQPDGGADQSGKVNAGDPEEFIVLIGGRGAYAGDRMP